The following is a genomic window from Crossiella equi.
GACGAACGTCGCCGCGGACGCCTGCGGAGCCGCGCCCAGTGCGAGGGCGCCCGCTCCGGCTGCCGCACCGATCATCAGGCTGCGGCGGGAGATTCCAGTCATGATCGCTTGCTCCAGTTCTGGCTGCCGGCTCCGGTGCAGGTGTTGACGACGATCGGTGAGTTGTCGGCGGTGCCTGCGGCGTCGAGGCAACGCCCGGACACCGCGTTCGTGACCGTGCCGTTGGCGTTGACCGTCCACTTCTGACTGTTGCCGCCGTTGCAGGCATTGATCGTCACTCGTGTGCCCTGTGCGGAAGTGCCTGCTTCCACGCACTTCGGGTTGTCGTAGACACGCAGCTCACCCGTGGCCGTCTGGGTCCAGCGCTGGTTGGTCTGGCCGTTGCAGGTCCACAGGAGCAGCTTGGCGCCGTTCGCCTGGGACCTGCCCTCCACGTCCGCGCACTTGCCGGAGGCGGCGCCCGCCAGGCGGTAAGTGTCGGCGGGAGGCATCGGGTCACCGATGAGCGGGCAGCTGCTGCGGTATGTGCGGATGCCGGTGTTGTCCAGCAGAGGGCACAGGAACTGCTGGTAGCGCGTGTCCTGGTCGAGGAAGATCTTCATCCACGGGATGACCTTGCGCGTCATCACCGAGTTGTTCGACGTCGGGAAGCTGTGCGGGGCATTGGTCAGCTCCAGGTACATCTTCTCCGTCGTGGCCGGCACCTGGTTGTAGTAACTGTTGGTCGTCGCCGGCGTGACCGTCGTGTCACGCTGGCCGGCGAGCAATGCGACCGGCACTCGCATGTTGGTGAGGTTCTGCGACGCGCTGTACGGTGCGTTGCCGATCACGACCTTGAGCGACGGCCGCTTGAGCCCCGCCGAAATCGCACCTCCGCCACCCATCGAGTGACCCATCACCCCGACGCGGCTCGCGTCGACCCGGTCACGCACCGAGCTGCGCTGGGTCAAGTAGTCGAGTGCGGCCAGGAGCTGGTCGCCGCGCGCGACGTCCCAGTCGGTGCGGCTAATGGTGTCGATACCGATGATCACGAAGCCGAACGAGGCCAGCCAGTGGCCCATCCACGCGCCCTCGGCAGCCCACGTGGCGGTGTAGCCGGGCGAGACGGCGAGCGCCGCGAACTTCCCCTGGCTGGTGTCGGTCGGATAGTAGATCTTCGCGCCGCCGAACCCGTTGCCGCCGCCCACGCTTGTCTCCGAGGTGGCGAAGGTGCCACGGCTTGCCGCGACACTGGCCTGGGTGGGGTTCGGTCCGCGCTGGTGGGGGTTGTCGGCGGCGGACGCCGGACCCGCGGTCACGGTGGACGCGAGCACGCCGAGGGTGGCCGCGCAGGCGATCGCCGCTCGTCTCAGCAGGTGGCTTCTGGGCACAGTGAGGTACCTCTTCCTCGGCAGGGGCGGCGAAAGAGTTGGAGCCGGACGTTGTGGTCAGGGCGTCCAGGGGAGGCCGGGCAGCAGACGCCCGGTGAGGTCGAACACGCCTCGCATCGTGAGGGAGTCAGCGGAGGCGGCAGGGGTCGGCGGCGTCGCGAAGCGCGTCAGGACCGACAGGTCCGCGGCGGCTCTTCGCGCATGCCCGGTGCCGTGCGCGGTCAGAGATGCCTCCTTGGTCTCTTGTGAACGTGCACAGTACCCGGTGCGCTGTATCTACATTGATAGAACAGCAATAGGAAGATCGTTTCAAGAGTCTGAACGTCGAATCGTGTGAACGTGCACAGTCGAATTCCGTCGAACAGGTCGCAATTCGTCAAGAATGGTCAAGCGGACTCGCGGACCACGAGTTCCGTGGGCAGGATGACCGTGGCCGGCCCCTCGCCGGCGATCTGGGCGAGCAGTTGGCGCACCATCATTTCGCTGATGCGGGTCCACGGCTGGCGGATCGTGGTCAGTGGGGGATGAACCGCGGTCGCGATTGGTGAGTCGTCGAAGCCACCGACAGCGATGTCATCCGGCACGCGTCGGCCCGCCCTCTCGATCGCCGACAGCGCTCCGTCCGCCATCAGATCCGAGGCGACGAACACCGCGTCGACGTCCGGTGCTGCCGTGAGCAGCCGGTGCATGCACGCCTCGCCGCTCGCCCGGCTGTAGTCTCCGTTCGCCACGAGTTTCTTGTCGTAGGCGATACCGTGCTCGGCGAGCATCTGGCGGTAGCCCCGCAGCCGCTCGACGCCGCCGGGTGTGTCCTGCGGTCCGGTGATGGTCGCGACGCGCCGGCGGCCGGACTCGATCAGGTGGCGCACCATGGTCCTGGCGCCCTCGAGGTCGTCGGACGCCACATAGGACAGCCCGCCGCGCTCGCCGAGCGGCTTGCCGCAGCACACGAACGGCAGGTTCGCCTGCCGCAGGTGCTCGATCATCGGGTTGCCGCGGTGCGCGGAGATCAGCAGCACGCCGTCGACGTGATGCGCGGACAGGAACCGAGTGATGCGGCGGCGCTCGGCCTCGGTGCCCGCCGTGATCAGGATGAGTGGGATGTCGTGCTCGCCCAGTGCGGTGGTGCACCCGATGAGCAGCGTGGTGAAGTTCGGGTCGCCGAAGAGCCGGTCCTGGGGCTCCGACAACAGGAACGCCACCGAGCCCGCGCGCTGGGTCACCAGGCTGCGGGCCGCGCGGTTCACCACGTAGCCGAGCTTGCGGATCGCGGCGTCGACCGCGTCCCTGGCAGCCGGGCTCACGTTGTGCCCGCCTTGCAGGACGCGTGACACGGTGCCACGGGAGACGCCGGCGTGCTCGGCGACGTCGATGATCGTCGGCGGACGCTGGGCGCGCGTTCGCCGGCGTGGCGCTGTGTCCGTCATCGGCCCTCATCTGCTCAGGTCGGTGGTCATGACTTTACGACGCCGGACAGCAGGCCGACGCGCCAGTAGCGCTGCAAGCCCAAGAACAGTGCGATCAGGGGAACGATCGACAGCAGAGCGCCGGTGATCACGAGGGTGTAGAGGGCGGGTCTGCTCGATCCCTGCTGCAGCAGGCTGAAGAGGCCGACGGTGACGGGGAACGTCTCGTCCTCGGTGAGCATGACGTAGGGCAGGAGGAAGTTGTTCCAGATGGCGACGAACTGGAACAGGAAGATCATGACCAGTCCTGGAAGCATCATCGGCCACGCGATCGAGGTGAACAGCCGTACCTCGCGGGCGCCGTCCACCCGTGCGGCCTCCAGCACCTCGTTGGGCACGGCGGCGTTCGCGTAGACGCGCGCCAGGTAGATGCCGTACCGGCTGAGGATGCTGGGCAGCAGCACCGACCAGTACGTCCCGGTCAGGCCTGGCTTCGCCAGCAGGAGGTACTGCGGGATGGCCAGGGGTGATCGGCGGCATCAGCACCCCGGTGAGGATCACCGTGAAGATGACGCCGCGGCCGCGGAAGTCGAAACGAAGTCGAGCTCGGTGTGCGCGGCCCACCACAACTCGCGCAAGATCGCCTGGCCACTAACACGGCCGTGGTCGTCGATCCTGGCGAAGTCGAATGAGAGTGGGGATCCCGCTGGCGCGGGACGTGCCGGACCGCCGACGAAAACAGGCTGGATTTCACCAGGTGCCGAGCCGCAGTCGAGCGGGGCGGGAGCCGCGATCGCGGCGAGGTCGAGCGTTCGGATGATGGGTTTAGGCATCGGCCTCACCTCGCCACTCGAGCGAGATATGCGAACGCGCAAAAAGCAGGGTTCCTTATGTCTGGAACCCTGCTCTGGCTGTCTTGCTGAGACCGGGGAAACTTCCCCGCTGCTGGTGTCCGAGGGGGGACTTGAACCCCCACGCTGGTGAAATTTCCCTTGATTGGGGAAATCACACCGATCATGGTATCGGACGTACGGGGAAGACTGGGGCCCTCTCTCGCGAACCAGGGGTCTGTCAAACGAGCGGTGTAACTCGGGTTGAAGGAAACTACTTGCGTCCGGCGGCCAGGCGGCCGTCGAAGGCGATCTCGAACGCGTTGAGCGCGGGCTTCCACCGCATCGTCCAGCGTTTGCGGCCGGTGCCGGTCGGATCCAGGCTCATGATCGCCATGTAGACGCACTTCAGGGCAGCCTGCTCGTTCGGAAAGTGGCCGCGGGCCTTGACGGCGCGGCGGATGCGGGCGTTGACGCTCTCGATGGCGTTGGTCGAGCAGATCACCCGCCGGATCTCCGGATCGAAGGCGAGGAACGGCACGAACTCGGCCCAGGCGTTGTCCCACAACCGCACGATCGCCGGGTAGCGTGCGCCCCAGGCCTCGGTGAACTCGGCGAACCGCTCGCGGGCGGCGGCCTCAGTCGGCGCGGTGTAGACCGGCTTGAGCGCTTTGGCGATCGCGTCCCAGTGCTGACGACCCGCGTAGCGGAAACTGTTGCGCAGCAAGTGAACCACGCAGGTCTGCGTGATCGTCTGCGGCCAGACCGTGGTGATCGCATCCGGCAGCCCGGTCAGCCCGTCACAGACCACCATCAGCACGTCGGCCACGCCGCGGTTCTTCAGTTCGGTGAGGACATGCAGCCAGTACTTGGCGCCCTCGCCGCCGTCGCCGGCCCACAACCCGAGAATGTCGCGGCGGCCCTCACAGGTGACCGCGAGCGCGACGTAGATCGGCCGGTTGGCCACCTGACCGTCCCGAATCTTGACGTGGATCGCATCGATGAAGATCACCGGATACACCGAGTCGAGGGGCCGGTTCTGCCACTCGACCATGCCCTCGACCACCTTGTCGGTGATGGTGGAGATCGTCTGGCGCGACACCTCAGCGCCATAGACCTCGGCCAGGTGCGCGGAGATCTCCCCGGTCGTGAGCCCTTTGGCAGCCAAGGAGATCACCATCTCGTCCACACCGCCCAAGCGCCTCTGCCGCTTGGCGACGATCTTGGGCTCGAAGCTGGCGTCGCGGTCACTCGGCACGTCGATCTCGACCGGGCCGACATCGGTGAGCACGGTCTTGGACCGGGTGCCGTTACGCGAGTTGCCGGTCCCGCGGCCGGCCGGGTCGTGCTTGTCATAGCCGAGGTGGTCGGTGATCTCGCCTTCGAGCGCGGACTCGAGCAGCCGCTTGGTCAGCTGCTGCAGCATCCCGCCCTCACCGGTCAGCTTGAGCCCGCTGGCCTGGGCGCTGCTCACCAGCTGCGCGACGAGCTGCTCGTCCAGGCCGGTCGCGGGCTTCGAGTCCTCAGCGTTCTCCACGCCGGACATCATGTCGGTCATCAGGTGCACTTCCATGATCGGGAGTTACACCGCTCGTTTTACAGTCCCTAGTAGTTGGCCTGTCTGCGCTGGTAGTGGGCTTGTTGGGCGCGGTATTGGTGGCGTCGGCGCCATTGTGACCAGGTCCAGGTCAGAATGTGGTCGAACGGGGTGGTGATCAGGTGTGCCAGGAGACGTTTGACCTCTCCCAGTGTGATTGGGATGAGGCCGCTGCCAGGGCTTTTGGGGCGATCGCGGCGGTGACGGCCAGATAGGTGTGCGCGAGCATGGCCAGGGTGATGTGGCGGTACCAGGCGTCGTAGCGGCGCACCTGGTACTGGTCCAGGCCGACTTCGGTCTTCGCGGTCTGGAAGCAGTCCTCGATCGCCCAGCGCGCTCCAGCTACTCGAATGAGGTCCTCATCGGTGTTTCCTGTTGGGGCGTAACACAAGTAGTGGGCGATCTCGTGCACGCCTTTGCTGTTACGGGTCAGGGAACGACGTGCCAGCAGCCAGCGCCCCCACCCCGGCGGGGTGGTGTCGGGGTAGGTCGGCAATCCGGCGACGGCCCAGTCGAACATCCGTGGTCCTTTGGCGCCGTCGCCGCAACTCCGGCGTTTCCATGCCTGCTCCGGGGCGTGGGCCACCAGCGTGTCGGCTCGGGACGTGCCGGCCACCGCGGGGATGGTCTGGTTACTGGGCACGGCCACGACATAGCCGATCCGCCGGTCTTCCAGCCAGCGCCGGAACTTCGAGTCCCCGCCGTAGGCTTCGTCGGCGGTGACCCAGGTCGCCGGGACCCCGGCGTCCAGGGCGCGGGCGAGCATCCGCTGTGCGAGCACGGGTTTAGTGGCGAACTCGGTCTCTGAGCTTCCCCCGGTAGCCCGGTGGCTTTCCAGACATGGTCCGATAGGGCCTGAAGGGAGTCGTCCGTGGCACCACCGAAGAAGTACCCCGACGAGTTGAGGTCCCGCGCTGTCCGGTTGTACCGGGAGTCCGACCCCAAGCCGGTGATCCGACGCCTGGCCGAGCAGCTGGGCGTGCACCCGGAGGCGTTGCGGAACTGGATCCGGCAAGACGAGACCGACCGTGGACAGCGTGGTGACTGGTCCACGACCACCGAGTCCGAGGAGCTGCGCCGGCTCCGCAAAGAGAACGCGGAACTCAAGCGCGCCAACGAGATCCTGAAGACCGCGTCCGCGTTTTTCGCGGCCGAACTCGACCCGACCCGGCGACGGTCGTGAAGCTCGTCGAGCAGCTTCGCGGCCGGTTCGGGGGCGAGTTCGTCCTCCGGGTCCTCGGTGTCGCCTCTTCGACCTACCACAGCTGGGTGGCCCGACAGGCCGCTCCGTCGGATCGCGAACGCGAGGACGAGGCGATCACCGCGGAGATCGCCGACATCCACACCGCCTCGGGCGGCACCTACGGCAGCCCGCGGGTGCACCAGGTGCTGCGGCGGCGGGGCATCCGCGTGTCGCGCAAGCGGATCGAGCGGTTGATGCGCCAGGCCGGCCTGCAAGTCGCGTTCCTGCGTAAACAGTGGCGGACGTCGTCGACCAGGCAGGATCCACGAGCGTCACCGACGCCCGATCGGGTGAACCGGGACTTCACCGCGCCCGCGCCGGACCGGCTGTGGGTCGCCGACGCGACCCGGATCCGCACCGGCGAGGGCATCTTCTGGCTCGCGGCCGTGCGCGACGCGTTCTCCAACCGGATCGTGGGCTGGAAGACCTCCGACCGCTGCGACACCGACCTGGTCCTGGGCGCCCTGGAGTACGCGATCTGGTCCCGGGACGTGCGCGACGGGCAGCTGATCCACCACAGCGACCGCGGGTCGACCTACACGGCCTTCCGGTTCGCGGAACGGTTGCAGGACAACGGGATCCTGCCGTCGATGGGGTCGGTCGGCGACTCCTACGACAACGCGCTGATGGAGAACTTCTTCTCCACCCTGAAGATCGAGCTGGTCTACCGCCGCACCTGGCGCACCCGCGACGAGGCCGAGAACGACCTGTTCCGCTATATCGACGGGTTCTACAACACCGAACGCATCCAGAAAGACCTCGGCTGGCTCAGCCCCGACGAGTACGAAACCGCCTGGCACAACACCCACACCGAGCCAGCTACCATCCCGGCATCACCAACCCGATCCAGGTAACAACCACCTCAGGCTACCGGGGGAAGCTCAAGGATCCTCGATGCGCACCCTCTTGCCCGGGCCCTGACCTCGCTGCCCGGCATCGGGGTCAGGACCGCCGCCCGCATCCTGCTGGAGATCGGCGACGCCTCCGGCTTCGCCAGCTCGGCGCATCTGGCCGCCTACGCCGGAATCGCCCCGGTCACCCACCGCTCCGGCTCCAGCATCCGCGGCGAGCACCCCGCCCGCACTGGCAACCGCAAGCTCAAACGGGCCTTCTTCCTGGCCGCCTTCGCCGCCTTGAGCGACCCAGTCAGCCGGACCTACTACGACAAGAAGAGAGCCGAGAGCAAGAAGCACAACGCCGCCCTCATCTGCCTGGCACGCCGCCGCTGCGACGTCCTGTTCGCCATGCTCCGCAACAAGGTCCTCTACCAGCCACAACGCCCCGAAAATGGAGCTTCAGCGAGTTCGGCCGCCAGGTCCCGCGGAGCACCCCCACGTGCGTGGGGCGGACCTCCGACCGAAGAACGGCTAGCTGTTCTTGGCCGGAGCACCCCCACGTGCGTGGGGCGGACGGAATAACAGCGGCATGAACCTGTTGGCGCAGCGGAGCACCCCCACGTGCGTGGGGCGGACAGGGGCTCAACCCGGCGGTCTCACTCGGCGAGCGGAGCACCCCCACGTGCGTGGGGCGGACTCCGAATCATCATCAGTTCGTTCCGAACACATCGGAGCACCCCCACGTGCGTGGGGCGGACATCGAGGCACTGGTCCGTGGGTCAGCAGCAGACGGAGCACCCCCCACGTGCGTGGGGCGGACCCGGTCAAGCACCGTGTCCAGCGCCTCAGCCGCGGAGCACCCACGTGCGTGGGGCGGACGTCAAGGACCACCTGCGTGATCCTGGCCGGGCGCGGAGCACCCCCACGTGCGTGGGGCGGACATCGACCGCAAGATGGACACCGGCCGGTTCCACGGAGCACCCCCACGTGCGTGGGGCGGACGCCTGGGCGGAGGTGCGGCGGTTGAGGATGGCCGGAGCACCCCCACGTGCGTGGGGCGGACACGGCGCGCAGTTCCTGCAAGGGCTTCAGATACGGAGCACCCCCACGTGCTTGGGGCGGACTACGGCGTTCCCGCTGGGCACCGGCCTTGGGGAGGGAGCACCCCCACGTGCGTGGGGCGGACCCGCCGCCTGGCCGCAAGGTCGTCATGGACCTGGGAGCACCCCCACGTGCGTGGGGCGGACGGCCGGGTCGCTGACCTGGTAGCGGATCGCGGCGGAGCACCCCCACGTGCGTGGGGCGGACGGGCTCAACACCCAGGGCGACGGATACAGCAACGGAGCACCCCCACGTGCGTGGGGCGGACGGTCGAGTACGGCCAGTCCTGGCCGGAGCACGGAGCACCCCCACGTGCGTGGGGCGGACAAGGACGCGATGAAGCTCGCATCTACCGGAGCGGAGCACCCCCACGTGCGTGGGGCGGACTACGCATGCCCAGCTGGCCCGCCTGCCTGAAACGGAGCACCCCCACGTGCGTGGGGCGGACGTGACACCCACGATCCACGACAGCAGGCCAACCGGAGCACCCCCACGTGCGTGGGGCGGACCCCGGCCGCGTGCACTTCGACTTCACCGGCGCCGGAGCACCCCACGTGCGTGGGGCGGACGTGGCTGAGCCCGGCGGGTACTGCATCGCCACCGGAGTACCCCCACGTGCGTGGGGCGGACCGCGCCGGAGCGTCGTCACCTGCTGCAGGGTCCGGAGCACCCCCACGTGCGTGGGGCGGACACTTCGCGACCTGCGGCTTTACAGAGCAAGTAGTGAGTTTTCAAGGTGCGGTGTCACCGGTCGGTTGTCCCAGCGGTGGAGGTTGTCAGGGAGTGAGGGTATCGATAGTTGCGTCGCAGGTACTGCCGGAGGAGTCAGGTGGGGTTGATGGTGGGGCTGGACATGCTGCTGTGGGCTAAGGAACGTGGTCTGCGGGAGCGGTACTCGGTGTTCTGGCACAGCGCGGATGCCGCCGCGGCGGCCTGGGCGTTGTGGGAGCGGGTGTTGTCCCCGGCGCAGCGGGAGGTCATCGCCGAGGGCATGGGCGTCTCGCAGGCGCAGGCGCAGCGGTTGGTCGCGTTGTGGGCGGGGCTGCACGATCTGGGCAAGATCACCGAGGAGTTCCAGTGCAAGAGCGACCAGGCGGTCCAGGCGTTGCGGCAGGCTGGTTACCCCAGCGGGGACGCGGTCGTCCAGCTGCCCCATGATTTGGCCGGTCAGATCGCGGTGGCGCCGTTGTTGGCCGAGCTCGGGGCGGTGGAGGACCGGATTTGGACGCGTTCACCACATTGCGTGGCCGCGCAGGTCATCGGCGGTCACCACGGCCGCTTCCATGAGCTGGAGGCCCGGTTCGAGCGCTCCTACCGCAACCCGCAGGCCATGGGAGATGGGGAGTGGGAGCGGCAGCGGCGGCTGCTGGTCTCTGAACTGCACACCCTCCTGGGTGCCCCGGCCCTGCCGGCGCGGTTTGAGGTCGCGGCGGCGGCGTTGGTGACCGGGGTGGTGGTGCTGGCCGACTGGCTGGTCAGCCAGGTCTCCTTCATCATCGCCCGCCAGGCCGACCCAGCCACCACGATCGCCGGCTGGTACCACAAGAGCCTGACCGCGATGCCCACCGTGTTGCGGGAGGCAGGGCTGGGGCGTGCGGTGCTGGCCGCCACCGACGTGCACACGGTGTGGGGGTTCGCTGCGAATACTTTGCAGGAGAGCGTGCAGCGGGAGCTGGCCGGGCGGGTGCGGGGTGCGGGGATCTTGGTGGTGACCGCGGCGCCGGGGGACGGCAAGACCGAGACCGCGCTGGTCGCGGCCTCCATCCTCGGGCAGGCCGCGGGGGTGTCGGGGGTGGTCTTCGCGCTGCCGACCATGGCCACCGCCGACCAGATGCACGCCCGGGTGCGGGAGTTCACCGACAAGGCGGTGACGGGACCGGCCGCGGTGACTCTGTTGCACAGCATGGCCCGCCTGCACCAGGCGGCTGCGTGGGGCGGGGGACGGTTGGTGGCGGTTGCAGGTCCGGGGGAGGTGCCGCAGTGGCTGTACGGGGCCAAGCGCGGGCTGCTGGCGCCGATGTCGGTGATCACCGTCGATCAGGCGTTGATGGCGGTGCTGCCGTTGCGGCACAACGTGATGCGCCTGTTGGGGCTCTCGGGCAAGGTGGTGGTCATCGATGAGGCCCACGCCTATGACTCCTACATGCAGTCCCTGCTGGTCACCTTGCTGACCTGGCTGGGGCGCTACCGGGTGCCGGTGGTGTTGTTGTCGGCGACCCTGCCCACGGTGATCAGCGACGCCCTGATCAACGCCTACCTGCGGGGCCGGCACGGCAAGGCCTACCAGGCTCGGGGTTTCGCTATCGCCTACCCGGGCTGGCTGTTCGTCGACGCCGAGGGCCAGACGATCGCACCGAGTGCGGAGGCGGTGCGGGAGATGGCCGTGATGCGCACCTCCCGGCTCACGGTCGACCTGGTCGAGGTCACCGGCGAGAGCGGGGCGGCTTCGCGCCGGGAGCGGGTGCGGGCGTTGCTGGAGCCGCTGCGTACCGGGGAGGCCGGGTCGCGGTGGTGTGCAACACGGTGGACTCGGCCCAGGAGACCTTCACCGACCTGCAGGCCTGGGCGGCCGGGGAGATCGAGGTGCGGCTCCTGCACGCCCGGCTGCCCGACGAGCAGCGCGCCATGGTCTCCGCGGAACTCCTGGCCGGGCACGGCAAGGGGCCGCGACCTGGAGGCGTGCCGAGTGTCACGGTGGCCACCCAGATCATCGAGCAGTCTCTGGACGTCGACTTCGACCTGGTGATCACCGACCTGGCCTCGATGGCCCAGCTGCTGCAGCGCGCGGGGCGCTGCCACCGCCATCCCCGCCCGGAGACCGATCGTGGCGCCTGGCCAGGTGATCCCCGGCTGGTGGTACTCGTCCCGGCCGACGAGGCGGGGGAGTTGGTGATGCCGTGGGCGTGGCGGGCGATCTACCCGCGGTATCTGCTGGAGCGCACCCTGGAGCGGCTGCGCGCCCGCGGGGGTCGGCCGGTGGCGGTGCCGGGGGATGTGGCCGGGTTGGTGGGTGAGGTCTACGACGAGTTTAGTCTGGAGGAGAAGGACCACCGCTGGTGGGTGGAGTACGAGGGGGACAAGCAGGCGCAGCGTGACCGGGCTGGGTGGGTGAAGGTCCCGGAGGCGGGCTCGATCCGGAGGTTGGAGCAG
Proteins encoded in this region:
- a CDS encoding ABC transporter permease subunit, translated to MLLPSILSRYGIYLARVYANAAVPNEVLEAARVDGAREVRLFTSIAWPMMLPGLVMIFLFQFVAIWNNFLLPYVMLTEDETFPVTVGLFSLLQQGSSRPALYTLVITGALLSIVPLIALFLGLQRYWRVGLLSGVVKS
- a CDS encoding transposase encodes the protein MAPPKKYPDELRSRAVRLYRESDPKPVIRRLAEQLGVHPEALRNWIRQDETDRGQRGDWSTTTESEELRRLRKENAELKRANEILKTASAFFAAELDPTRRRS
- a CDS encoding IS256 family transposase translates to MTDMMSGVENAEDSKPATGLDEQLVAQLVSSAQASGLKLTGEGGMLQQLTKRLLESALEGEITDHLGYDKHDPAGRGTGNSRNGTRSKTVLTDVGPVEIDVPSDRDASFEPKIVAKRQRRLGGVDEMVISLAAKGLTTGEISAHLAEVYGAEVSRQTISTITDKVVEGMVEWQNRPLDSVYPVIFIDAIHVKIRDGQVANRPIYVALAVTCEGRRDILGLWAGDGGEGAKYWLHVLTELKNRGVADVLMVVCDGLTGLPDAITTVWPQTITQTCVVHLLRNSFRYAGRQHWDAIAKALKPVYTAPTEAAARERFAEFTEAWGARYPAIVRLWDNAWAEFVPFLAFDPEIRRVICSTNAIESVNARIRRAVKARGHFPNEQAALKCVYMAIMSLDPTGTGRKRWTMRWKPALNAFEIAFDGRLAAGRK
- a CDS encoding IS3 family transposase — translated: MKLVEQLRGRFGGEFVLRVLGVASSTYHSWVARQAAPSDREREDEAITAEIADIHTASGGTYGSPRVHQVLRRRGIRVSRKRIERLMRQAGLQVAFLRKQWRTSSTRQDPRASPTPDRVNRDFTAPAPDRLWVADATRIRTGEGIFWLAAVRDAFSNRIVGWKTSDRCDTDLVLGALEYAIWSRDVRDGQLIHHSDRGSTYTAFRFAERLQDNGILPSMGSVGDSYDNALMENFFSTLKIELVYRRTWRTRDEAENDLFRYIDGFYNTERIQKDLGWLSPDEYETAWHNTHTEPATIPASPTRSR
- a CDS encoding poly(ethylene terephthalate) hydrolase family protein produces the protein MPRSHLLRRAAIACAATLGVLASTVTAGPASAADNPHQRGPNPTQASVAASRGTFATSETSVGGGNGFGGAKIYYPTDTSQGKFAALAVSPGYTATWAAEGAWMGHWLASFGFVIIGIDTISRTDWDVARGDQLLAALDYLTQRSSVRDRVDASRVGVMGHSMGGGGAISAGLKRPSLKVVIGNAPYSASQNLTNMRVPVALLAGQRDTTVTPATTNSYYNQVPATTEKMYLELTNAPHSFPTSNNSVMTRKVIPWMKIFLDQDTRYQQFLCPLLDNTGIRTYRSSCPLIGDPMPPADTYRLAGAASGKCADVEGRSQANGAKLLLWTCNGQTNQRWTQTATGELRVYDNPKCVEAGTSAQGTRVTINACNGGNSQKWTVNANGTVTNAVSGRCLDAAGTADNSPIVVNTCTGAGSQNWSKRS
- a CDS encoding LacI family DNA-binding transcriptional regulator — its product is MTDTAPRRRTRAQRPPTIIDVAEHAGVSRGTVSRVLQGGHNVSPAARDAVDAAIRKLGYVVNRAARSLVTQRAGSVAFLLSEPQDRLFGDPNFTTLLIGCTTALGEHDIPLILITAGTEAERRRITRFLSAHHVDGVLLISAHRGNPMIEHLRQANLPFVCCGKPLGERGGLSYVASDDLEGARTMVRHLIESGRRRVATITGPQDTPGGVERLRGYRQMLAEHGIAYDKKLVANGDYSRASGEACMHRLLTAAPDVDAVFVASDLMADGALSAIERAGRRVPDDIAVGGFDDSPIATAVHPPLTTIRQPWTRISEMMVRQLLAQIAGEGPATVILPTELVVRESA
- a CDS encoding helicase-related protein → MDSAQETFTDLQAWAAGEIEVRLLHARLPDEQRAMVSAELLAGHGKGPRPGGVPSVTVATQIIEQSLDVDFDLVITDLASMAQLLQRAGRCHRHPRPETDRGAWPGDPRLVVLVPADEAGELVMPWAWRAIYPRYLLERTLERLRARGGRPVAVPGDVAGLVGEVYDEFSLEEKDHRWWVEYEGDKQAQRDRAGWVKVPEAGSIRRLEQLSRPPVAEAGPLEDWEVELTTRLGADTQRVVCCFVDESGRRWLDRHRWVALPGEEASASSRPSAVVVRMVMARSIPVRASLLTEHQDEGHGRRPVSWEKTPWLGDLVLIPLPLRGTAAGAVVIGRRTFTLDDQLGLVITKID